In a single window of the Papaver somniferum cultivar HN1 chromosome 8, ASM357369v1, whole genome shotgun sequence genome:
- the LOC113304740 gene encoding U3 small nucleolar ribonucleoprotein protein IMP3-like yields MRSLKFHEQKLLKKTDFNVFKREHGHRENLVVRRYNLTARDDYKKYNGMCRMVQKLVNILKQMDPRDPYRIEMSDRLLEKLYNMGVIPTRKSLALCDKLSVSSFCRRRLATVLTHLKFAEHLREAVTFIEQGHIRVGPETVTDPAFLVTRNMEDLVTWVDTSKIKTKVLDYNEQRDDYDAMN; encoded by the exons ATGAGATCACTGAAATTTCATGAGCAGAAGCTCTTGAAAAAAACTGATTTCAATGTCTTCAAGAGAGAACACGGACATAGAGAAAATCTAGTTGTTCGTAGGTATAATCTCACTGCTCGAGACGATTACAAGAA GTATAATGGAATGTGCCGGATGGTGCAAAAGCTCGTTAACATTTTGAAACAGATGGATCCAAGAGACCCTTATCGGATTGAAATGTCTGATAGACTCCTTGAGAAGCT GTATAACATGGGTGTCATCCCTACCAGGAAGAGCTTGGCTCTTTGTGACAAATTGTCCGTATCTTCCTTTTGCAG GCGAAGATTAGCAACTGTTTTGACTCATTTGAAATTTGCTGAACATTTGAGAGAAGCTGTGACATTCATTGAGCAAGGGCACATCCGGGTTGGACCAGAGACAGTTACGGATCCTGCCTTCCTTGTGACGAGAAACATGGAAGACTTGGTCACGTGGGTGGATACATCCAAGATAAAGACTAAAGTCTTGGATTACAATGAGCAAAGGGATGATTATGATGCAATGAATTGA